A stretch of DNA from Candidatus Falkowbacteria bacterium:
ATCCTGAAGAATATGCAAAATCACTTCCTGGAACAGTTTCTGCAATCAAGAGTCTGCTTAGCGATAGAGGCCGGGCGGAACTTGGTAAAGAGGTTTTTGGTAGTCCAAAAATGAAAGGAGAAGACGGAAGATTAAATGCAGAAGGAATAAAGAAACTTCAGGAAACACAAGCAAAATATGAAAATCTTCGCAACCAAATGGTTTTTGAACTAATTAATTCAGCTAACGAGGCAAAGATGAAAGATGCAGGTTTTGATATAGCGGTTGATATTACATCTCTAGATTTATCTGAGGAATTGAGTGAGGTCGTTAACGAGGGGCGGGAAAATCTAAAAGTATCATTTGAAGACTTTTTGCAGGATTTTGAAAAAGCGGAAAAAGGCCAAATAACAATTAAAGATAGACAGGGTAATGATATTGAAGTGAATGTTGTTGTTGGTACAAGCAAAAAACCTCTTATGTTCACCAATATGGCTTATAATCGAGTAAGTCCGGATACAGTTGTTGCAGTTTATGGAGGAGAGGAAAGAGCTTTTGGTGATAATTATAATATTGGTATTACTCCAGATATGGCCAACTCTTTGGATTTGAGTGCTGTTTGTTTAGAATTAAATAAAGCAGAAAAAGCAAAAAGAGAAGCACTTATTACGAAAGCTGATAAGACAGAAGACGAACAAAAAATGATTGATGGCTGGGCTGCCCAGGCAGATAGAGAAGCTTTCTTTGGGTTAAATGATAAAGTTGAAGCAGGGGAAATTGATGCTGGTGAAATTGTTACCAAAGATCCAACTGTCTTAGTTGCGGGAGGCTCGTTAATTGCCGCATCTAGAACTTCATTGTTGGGAGAAGAAGATTTCAAAAATGTCATGAATAAATTTAAATAAAGTTAATTCAATTAAATATGCAATCTATGAAAGAACCAATGATGGGCGCTGGGCCAAATCCAGAACAAAAAAAACTTGGCGTTGATGCTAGTTATGAACAATTAGAAGCTGCAATTCCAGAAGTTGAGGCCATGAAGGATTTTGAGCAACTCAATGATTTTCATTCTTTAACTCTAGATCAACATACAAAAAGATTAGGTAGTAATCTTGAAGAAGATGAGTTTGTAAAAGGTTTACCTAAAAAGCAACGTGAATTATTATTGTTAGCTGGAAAATTGCATGATTTAGGAAAAGTTTCACCTGAGGGGCATCAAGTGCATCCTAAAGATCCTGAGAAACGGCAGTATCTTGGTCATGAAAATGAAAGTGACCGAATTATTAGAGAAGTTTTACCAAAACATTTTGAATTAAGTTCAGAAGATATTGATTTTGTTGCTAAAATGGCTGGTCTTCATGCGTCGGCTCTAACTTTAATGACCAACTTTGCTCAAAATAATGAGCCAAAGGGGAAAAAATTAAAGTCCTATGATAAATTTGTGGCCAGAGCAGAAGAAATCCCTGGAGACATGGAATTGATTGATAAAATGCGCATGATTTTTGCTTTGAACAAAGCAGATAAAGGTGCTGGTTATAATGAGTCCAGTGATATGGCTGATCCTAAGGTTGAGAATATTAAAAAACTTTCTGATGAAGGTATAGCTGCATTGAATGAATTAGAAAAAGCTTTGCCCGCATTATTAGCAGCTATTCAAGGTAGAAGAGGAGGGGACAATACAGCGGGGATTGCTTTCAAAGATGGTGAGTATGTTTACGAAAAACCAGAAGTTGAGAAAAAAGTTGAAGTTCCGCTTGAGCTAAGAAAGCTTGGTGGAGTTTTGAGAGATAAAACCAAAGTTGTTGCAGGTCTCTATGAAGGGCTAAGAGGAGGTTCCGTTGACGATGCAGCTGATAAATTGAAGAAAGTTGGATTGAGCGATGATCAAGTCGCCGCAGTTTTAGAGACTTTAGAATAATAAAGATATTAGTGGTACAATAAGTACATGGAAAAAACTACAAAAAATAAAAAGACTCTAACGGTTGGGGTTTCTATAATTCAGCCTTTAGTCATGGAAACAAAAGGCGGTAAGTTCAACGGTTTTGAAATTGAGTTATGGGAAAGAGTTGCCAAATATCTTGGTAGAAAATTCGAATATAAAAAATATAAGTTCAAAAATCTTTTAGATAAAGTTAAAGAAAAAAAAGTTGATTTGGCAATTGCCGGGATCACCCGGAATGAGGAGCGGGAAAAGGTGGTTGATTTTTCATACTACACTTTGGATACAGGTCTGGGCATTTTAGTTTCTGGAAGAGGAAAAGTTGGGTTGTTAGGTTTAATAAAATCTTTCTTTACAAGAGAAGTAAAACGACTGGTTTTTCTTGTTTTGGGTTTATTTATTTTTGTGTTTGTTTTTAGCCACTTGCTTTGGTTTTTTGAACGTGGAATCGGTGCATTTGCCGCTGATTATGGCACGGGTATCTTTGAGTCGCTTTGGTGGGTGATTGTTACTGTCAGCACGGTTGGCTACGGTGATTATGTGCCGTTAACAGCCATGGGAAGAGCATTTGGAATAGTTGTAATTTTAAGCGGTTACATTCTTTATGTAATTATAATTGCAGAAATCAGTTCAATAATGACAATTAGAAGAATAAAATCTAATATTCAATCGACAAAAGATTTGCATGGGAAAAAAGTAGCCACATTGAAACATACAGTCAGCGTTGATGCTTTGGAAAAATTAAAAGCTAAAATTGTCTTGGTTGATAAAATTGAACAAGCATATAAAAAATTAGAATTTGGCAAAGTTGACGCAGTTGTTTTTGACGCGCCAACACTTCATTATTATGCAAATCACCAGGGGCTTGGCAAAGTTCTGGTTTTAGATAATATTTTTCAAACTCAATCATACGGTATTGCTTTACCGGAAAACAGTGATTTAATAGAAAATATTAACAGAGGCTTACTCAACCTTCACGATACCGGAGAATATCAGGAATTGCATAAAAAATGGTTTAGTGAAGAAGATTAAATCAATATACTTTATAGAATAAATGGTAAATTTAGATAATAAATATAAAAACGCCTAATTGGGCGTTTTTTGATAGGCTTGAAGAAGTGTTTATTGTTGATTCTTTAATATTGACAAAAATTGACAGCCCTGTTAATGTAATTTATTGTCTAAGTAGTTAGACAAACCTTTGATAAATCCACAAGGAGGATTAAATGAGAGTGATTGAGATTCCTGGTGTTGAAAAGAGAGAAGTTCCTTTACGTCAGGTGCCGAACGAGGCATTTCTCAAGTCGGTTATTGGTGAGGGTACTATTAAAAAGACTCATTTTTTAAGTCGGTCGGACTTGGTTAATCTGAAGACAGAATTTGATGGTGTTGACATTAAGAATATGTCAGATGATCAGAGATCTAGGTATTGGGACGAAAGAGATAATTTTTTTTCAGCCGCAACCGTAAGTCATTTTGTTCAGGCGGCTCATTTGGCTTTTGCTAACCATGTTCCTTTTTCCTTGAGTCCTGAAGTTCTGTGGTATGCGATTGCGCACGAGATTGCTTTTCACGTCAAGGACAATACTGCTCAGTATGCGCACTTGTTTACAGATACGCCGGGAGCGAAGCAACTTATTGAAGTGCGTGATGACACTTTTGTCTATGAAGATCAGAATGATTGGTTGAGTGCAATCAATAAGTTCCGTAAACCACTTCGTGAGCGTATGCCCACTGGTATCATGGAACTTTGCTTACCGCAGTTTTCTACTCTCACACCAGAGAGCGAGACTGCCATTACCGTTACTTTCATGGACACTGTTTCAGAATACTTTCATTTTCGGTTCAGCACTTTGTGTGGTATTCCATCGTTCCGAATGGAAGGCACAGTTGATGACTGGAAATTGCTGGCTGGCTCAGTTCGTGCTCTGTCGGGGCACATCACTGGTTTGACGCAGTATTTCACTGTTCTTCAGGAAGTTCTGGATAAGCTGGTAGTTGAGTACGAAAGTACGCGACCTGATCTAGATTTCTGGGACTCGTTTTACAAGATTGGTCATGGGTCTGGTGGCCCATATGTGAATGGCTGGGTTAATATCTTGTTTGCCCATGGTTACATTTGGAAGTCGGAAGAAGGCACCAAGTTCCGGATCAAAACCAAATGGAAAAATGTAGCTGATTGTCAGCGTGGAGGCAGCTTTGGTGGAACAACCACAAATCAGTTCCCCTCGCATGTTTCTAAGGTGGATTTCATTTGGAACTATTACGGGAAACACATTCCTATGATGCTCATCTCTGGCGTATTTGGAACGGAGATGGAAGATGGTTTCCTGACTCCTAAGCTGGGAGTTGGAGTAATCGAAAAAACGTAAAAACATATCCCTTCAGTACATTGTACTGAGGGGATTTTTTATTTGCCCATTTAGTCGCCTGGCCCTGAAACGGCCAGGCTAGTGTTAGTGAAGGCCCCTAAACGGGCCTGTAGATAAGGTTAAAGATTATGTCAATCTGGGTATTTCTTCAAAAACACTGATCAAATCATTGTCTTTGTGTTTTTGTTTTTGGTTTTTGATATATTCAGCCACAAATGGTAACTGTTTCTCAGCCAAACTTAAAACGCCAAAACCTGTTTGCCAATAAAATATTTTTTCATCAAGAATAGCATTTATATAATGAGAGGAACTTCCCTTAATTGAGTTTACAAAGGCTGAAACACTTATCTTTGGCGGAATTCTTGCTAATAAATGTAAATGATCTTCGACCATTTCAAGTTTTAATTGTTTGGCATTCAATTTCAGGGTTTTGTGGGGAATAAATTGTTTTAGCTGGTTTTCAATTTGTGTAGTAATAATTGGCGAGCGGTTTTTAGTGGCCCAAATAAAATGATAAAATAGTTTATAATAGGATGTTGGCATATTTATGTTTTATGAATTAAATACAGGTTCAGCCCCGTTTACGGGGGTTTGTTGCTACTAGCCTGGCCGTTTCAGGGCCAGGCGGCTTAGTTGGTGGACTTATATTCATTGTGACAGTCGAATAATTAAATTCCTAACAAAATGTTATACACACTCGTCAAGATTTTTTAAATAATGATTTGTCCATGGTGCAATATAAAAAATCCTGACGTATCTGGCCGACAGGATTTTAAGCATTAATAAGTTGTGATTGATTTTATTCCAGTAAACTACCCAATAAATCCTTACCCTTGTTTTCCCAGTCGGTTAGTTCACGTACTTGCATGTTGATTATATAATCAGAAATAATTTGTTTTTCTAGTTCGTTGTCATCGAATAACTCGAGGTATTTAGTTAATAATTCATAATGGATTCCATTCCGCTTGTTGTCATCCTCAATTTGCAGCCAAATTTCATTTTCATAAGCTTGTTTAGTGAAATCAGAGTTATTGATTTCTAGTTGAATTTGCTTCATTATTAGAGTCTGCATTTCTTGTTCAGATAGTCCGCTGAAGTCACCTTCGGGTAAACGTTCAGTATGTTTAATTAGTAATTTGTCTAACTGCTCTTCTAAATTTTCTTGATCATAATAAATATCCATAATTATCAGTTTTTCTTCTTGTTCAGGCGTGTCTTCCGGAGTTTCAGTGGGGGAGGTATTTTCTTCGGACTCTTGTTTCTCTATTAATTCTTGGTTTTCTTCTACTTTCTTTTTTACTGTTGGTTCTGGCTTGACCAAAGTATTAATTTGGCCAGCATTCTTGGCCAAATCAAAAGCACTTACAACCTTGACAATATCCTGAACTTGTTGAAATGATAAATCGGTTTTGAGCATTTTGTAAATTATGTATTGCCAAACTTTATTAGGGTCAGAATCTTCTTCACCAAGATATTTAATTAACATTTGTTTGATAAAAGTGGAATGATTGTGAGCCCGTTGTGGCTCACCAATAGCAAAACCTTGGCGGTTCCGTAGCCATTGCAAAGTTTCAGTTGTGGGCAGTTTTAATTCACGGAAAATGCCCATGGCCTGTGAAAAACCAACAATTGCAATGTAATCAGCTTTCTGTCCTAATGTTTTTTCAATTTGTTCAATGCCGTATTCTAAACCGACCACTCCGCAAGCATTACTTAAATAATAATCACTTGGAAGATGTCCGGTTCCAGGCAAGGGGGAGTAGGTTCCGCGAGGAACAGCGGTAATAGTAATTGTTTTGTAGTTTTTATCAATTTCAATAAACTGAATTGCGTCGCAATGACCAGTTTTGTCACTGACTCGGGAATCAACTCCTAGGAGCAAAATTTTAATCTTATTGTCGTCTCCAAAAGGATCAGCCTTCTCTGTTAAATCAGCAGTTTTGCGATCAAACAAAAGTTGGTCAATCTGTAGATCGACTTGTTGCTGTTTTAGACGATTTTCCTTATTTTTGAAATATGTAATTGAAGCTTTTATGGCTAGTCCAGTAATCAGGATAAGGAAAATGATCAATAATAGTTTAAGGATTCTTTTCATATGTGCTAATCTGTAACTAAGTTCATTTTACTACAAATGGTAAATTGAGCAAGGGGTGGGTGCTTGACTTAGGAATAAAAAAACGACGAACACAAGTTCATCGTTTTTTTATGGCTCGGGGACCTGCCTGCCGGTAGGCAGACTAGGAATCTCACGCGTCACTCCGTGTACTCGTGGAAGGGCTTCCGCCCCTCCAGCTCCCCCAGAAAGTAAGGGAATTCTTCCCTTACCATCCCTGGTTCGATTCATTGCTTTTGGAATAAAAAACGACGAACACAAGTTCATCGTTTTTTTATGGCTCGGGGACTAGGAATCGAACCTAGATTGCCTGGACCAAAACCAGGTGTCCTACCATTAGACGATCCCCGAACGGATTAAAGTTCAAAGTAGGAAATTCAATTTAACTAATAATATACTAGCTTAATTTTTTATGAAAGTCAAGGTTGAAAAAGAGGAAGTAGGTTTATTGATTGAAAAATGTTGTTATTCTTGTTATATTCTAGTTATATGAAAAAAACTTATTTAGTTACAATTATCGTATTATTGATCGTGTTAATTTTAGCAGTACTAACAGTGCTATATTATTTAAATCAGACCGATGAAGGTTTTTGCTTTGGTGGAAAGTGTAATGAACAGCCTTTGGAAGGCCAAGTTAACGTCACAGATTACGATTCTTGTGTAAAAGCTGGATACCCGATAATGGAGAGCTATCCTGAACAGTGTAGTGACGGGACAAATACTTATGTACACAAGTTGGACAAAATATTATTAGAAAATTTAAAATCAGGACAAGAAATTTCCAGTCCTTTGAAGATAACTGGTAGCGCACCTGGTGATTGGTATTTTGAAGCTGATTTCCCAGTTGTCCTCACTGATTGGGATGGTTTAATTATTGCTGAGGGATATGCTGGAGCTATTGATAGTTGGATGACGGAAAGGTATGTGCCGTTCAAAGCAACTTTAACTTTTGAAAAACCTACTTACAAAAATAATGGCACTTTAATTTTTCAAAAAGACAATCCTTCCGGTTTACCGGAGAATGATGATTCTTTCGAAGTTCCAATTTTGTTTAAATAATATGAAAAAAATAATACTGACAATTTGTTTGTTGTTAGTTTTGCTATTAGGAATTTTGATCATTGTATATGCTGGAATTGATGATAGTCCTGGTGGTCAAATGATTGGCGTGATTTTAATTGTTTTTAGTATTGTTTATTCAATAAAGCTTATAAAAAAATAGCTGTGTATGAGAAAAATAATCCTAATAATTTGCATACTATTAATTTTACCTAACTTTGTTTTTGCTCAAGAAGCTGAGCAGGTTTTTAAGGCTGAAGTTTTGGAAGTTTTAGCTGAAAAAACGTTAGAACGAGAAGACGGCTCAACCGTTCTTCAGCAGAATATACGATTAACAGGATTAGACGGTGAATTCAAAGATCAGGATTTTATTATCAATGGAGTAAGTGATATTGATGTTTTTAAATCAGTCACTGTGAAAAAAGGGGATAAGGTTTTTGTGGCTAGGGCAGTCGATTTTGAAGGTAATGAAAAATTTTATTTAACCGACTATGAGCGAACCGGCTGGCTATATTTCCTAGCTTTTCTGTTTGCCTTGTTAATTGTTCTGGTGGGAAAGAGACGCGGTCTATTAGCCTTACTTAGTTTGATTCTGACGTTTTTGGTTATCATGAAATTTGTTATCCCTTTAATCCTTGCTGGATATTCAGCTATGCTGGTAAGTATCTCGGGTGCTTTAATTATTCTGGGGCTAGTTATTTATGTAACCTGGGGATTTAAATTAAAGGCGCATATTGCGGTCATAAGTATTTTTATTAGTTTATTTATTACTGGCCTGATTTCTATAATTTTTTCAAAACTTACTCATCTAACAGGTTTGGCTTCAGAAGATGCTTTGTTTTTAATCAATCCGAACAGTCCTCCAATCGATTTATCTGGTTTATTGTTGGCTGGAATTATAATCGGGACGCTGGGTGTTCTCGATGATGTAGTGATTAGTCAGATTTCGGCCGTTGAACAACTAAAAGCAGCTAATCCAAAGTTAAAAGGCAAGGAACTTTACAAAAAGGCAATTCATATAGGTATTGATCACATAAGTTCGATGACTAACACTTTGTTTTTGGCTTATGCTGGTGCAGCTTTGCCGTTGCTACTTTTGTTTGGACAGGGTGGTGCTCAGCAAGTTGGCTTTACAGCAGTTATAAATAATGAACTTATTGCTACAGAAATTGTTCGAACTTTGACTGGTAGTATTGGTTTGATTCTAGCAGTTCCGATTTCAACGGTGTTAGCAACGCGGTGGTTGGTGAAGAAGCATAATAAGTGATAAGTATTAAGTGTTGAGTATTGAGTAAGAACCCTTTTTAAAAGGGGTTTTTTATTGCTATTGACAAAATATATATTTTGAGATAATATGACCAGTCCGCTAACTTGACCTAAAAAGGAGGGGAAATGAGAGGACAAAAAGGGTATACTTTGATTGAGTTGATGATTGTGGTTGCGATCATCGGGATTGTAGCAGTTGGTATCTGTTACTTCTTGGTAATCAAGGGTGTACTTCAAGGAAACTTTTGGACGTTTCCTGAAAAGGCACAACTGCAGTGTGTGCAACGATTGGATCCATCAGCGGATGAGATCACTTATCGCGAACGTACACTCTTTGCCCTGTCGCCAACTGAAGTGAAAAATGCGAATGGTGATAAGGTGACTTACTATCTGGACACCAATATTTTGCAGAACTGTACTGCATATTCAGATATCGAAGGTGAAAAGAAGGAAGTACTTTTGCCCAAGCCGAAGCCTAAGAAGACAGAAAGTTCGGAGACTAATCAGTCGAGTTCTGCTGTTCAGTACTAATGAAACATAGCCCAGGTAACATTGTTACTTGGGCTTTTTTGTTTTGACTAAATTAAGGAAATTAGGTAAACTTGAGGTAAGAAAATAGGGCTAGACGGGGCTAAACAAGAAAACAGGTTATAATAATCTTGCTATCTTCTTATCCCTTCTTATCCCTTCTTCCTATGTCTCAACAAGAAAACAATGTTTGTTGTCGAAATATAACGATCATAGCTCGCTATGTCCAACAAGTTTTGGGTAGTGACGTTTTGTTGTTGGAAAATTTACCATACTCAGTTGAATATTTAAAAGATGAACACAATTGGATTCCTTTGGAGGTTTACGGACAGATAATTCGGCGGGCAATAGAATTACTTAAAGATCCAGAAGCGCCATTCAAGATGGGTTTATCTGCTCAGGAGCTGGAGTCTTGGGGTGCATTTAAATATTTACAAAAAGTATTTGGTAGTGTGATTTTCGGGCCGATTGAAGTGTATAAACAGGTCGGAAAGTACAACGAGTTTTTCAATCGGACTAAAGATTTAATTGTTTGCAAAACAGGAAAAGACCATTGTTACATAAAAGTTAAATTCAAAAATAATGTTAATGCGGTTAGTGATTATTTTAGTGATGCCTTTATCCGCGGTATTCTTTGCGGTGTGCCTAATATTTGGCATTTACCACAGGCAGTGTTGCAAGAACCATTATTAGGATTTGAGCTCGAATATTTATTAAAAAAAATTGGCAAAGTCTCAGGTAAAAAAATTGAAGTTAAAGAAAATGAATTTTATTTAGATGATCAATTAATTGCTCAAAAAGTTGTACTACTTTCTGAAACTGTAAAAGGTGAACCACTGTATATTGGTAAATATCGGGAGATTCACAAGGGAGACAAGTTGGACACCTTCAAGTTTGGTTGGCGAATTTTGCATGATCAGGAAATTAATGAACAGTTGAGAATAAAAAGAGGACAGATTTATAGCGCGCCATATTTTGTTTATAAACTTTCGTGGCAAACCCTTAGTTTCTGGCGCAAAATTTATCAGTTAACTGTGCACAGTTTTATTAGTAAGCGAGCTTATCGTGAGGGCATTGAGTCGCAGTTAGCAACTATTCGTAATTATGTAGAAACTTTGGAGGACAAGGTTGTAGAGCGGACTAAGCAGTTAAATGAAGCACGTAAAGAGTCTGATTATTGGCGAACAGAAACTGAAAAACTTTTATATACAATGGTCCCGAAAAAAATCGCTGAACAAATGTTGTTGGGTAAGCTGGTGGCGGAAGAAATTGAAGGCTCTGTTGTTTTTACGGATTTGACCGGGTTCACTGAATTCAGTCGCAATTTGGAACCACAGCAAGTAA
This window harbors:
- the tnpA gene encoding IS200/IS605 family transposase, which gives rise to MPTSYYKLFYHFIWATKNRSPIITTQIENQLKQFIPHKTLKLNAKQLKLEMVEDHLHLLARIPPKISVSAFVNSIKGSSSHYINAILDEKIFYWQTGFGVLSLAEKQLPFVAEYIKNQKQKHKDNDLISVFEEIPRLT
- a CDS encoding HD domain-containing protein, which codes for MQSMKEPMMGAGPNPEQKKLGVDASYEQLEAAIPEVEAMKDFEQLNDFHSLTLDQHTKRLGSNLEEDEFVKGLPKKQRELLLLAGKLHDLGKVSPEGHQVHPKDPEKRQYLGHENESDRIIREVLPKHFELSSEDIDFVAKMAGLHASALTLMTNFAQNNEPKGKKLKSYDKFVARAEEIPGDMELIDKMRMIFALNKADKGAGYNESSDMADPKVENIKKLSDEGIAALNELEKALPALLAAIQGRRGGDNTAGIAFKDGEYVYEKPEVEKKVEVPLELRKLGGVLRDKTKVVAGLYEGLRGGSVDDAADKLKKVGLSDDQVAAVLETLE
- a CDS encoding DUF4419 domain-containing protein, whose product is MRVIEIPGVEKREVPLRQVPNEAFLKSVIGEGTIKKTHFLSRSDLVNLKTEFDGVDIKNMSDDQRSRYWDERDNFFSAATVSHFVQAAHLAFANHVPFSLSPEVLWYAIAHEIAFHVKDNTAQYAHLFTDTPGAKQLIEVRDDTFVYEDQNDWLSAINKFRKPLRERMPTGIMELCLPQFSTLTPESETAITVTFMDTVSEYFHFRFSTLCGIPSFRMEGTVDDWKLLAGSVRALSGHITGLTQYFTVLQEVLDKLVVEYESTRPDLDFWDSFYKIGHGSGGPYVNGWVNILFAHGYIWKSEEGTKFRIKTKWKNVADCQRGGSFGGTTTNQFPSHVSKVDFIWNYYGKHIPMMLISGVFGTEMEDGFLTPKLGVGVIEKT
- a CDS encoding YibE/F family protein — encoded protein: MRKIILIICILLILPNFVFAQEAEQVFKAEVLEVLAEKTLEREDGSTVLQQNIRLTGLDGEFKDQDFIINGVSDIDVFKSVTVKKGDKVFVARAVDFEGNEKFYLTDYERTGWLYFLAFLFALLIVLVGKRRGLLALLSLILTFLVIMKFVIPLILAGYSAMLVSISGALIILGLVIYVTWGFKLKAHIAVISIFISLFITGLISIIFSKLTHLTGLASEDALFLINPNSPPIDLSGLLLAGIIIGTLGVLDDVVISQISAVEQLKAANPKLKGKELYKKAIHIGIDHISSMTNTLFLAYAGAALPLLLLFGQGGAQQVGFTAVINNELIATEIVRTLTGSIGLILAVPISTVLATRWLVKKHNK
- a CDS encoding transporter substrate-binding domain-containing protein, which translates into the protein MEKTTKNKKTLTVGVSIIQPLVMETKGGKFNGFEIELWERVAKYLGRKFEYKKYKFKNLLDKVKEKKVDLAIAGITRNEEREKVVDFSYYTLDTGLGILVSGRGKVGLLGLIKSFFTREVKRLVFLVLGLFIFVFVFSHLLWFFERGIGAFAADYGTGIFESLWWVIVTVSTVGYGDYVPLTAMGRAFGIVVILSGYILYVIIIAEISSIMTIRRIKSNIQSTKDLHGKKVATLKHTVSVDALEKLKAKIVLVDKIEQAYKKLEFGKVDAVVFDAPTLHYYANHQGLGKVLVLDNIFQTQSYGIALPENSDLIENINRGLLNLHDTGEYQELHKKWFSEED